A genomic region of Anopheles coustani chromosome 3, idAnoCousDA_361_x.2, whole genome shotgun sequence contains the following coding sequences:
- the LOC131259692 gene encoding uncharacterized protein LOC131259692 codes for MHSNVRYIVWFVLVTAGYLVRQCCHASADHVPAASARKLSAGLTAMHFNHLFSQGEGFPGPSAPLATGESVKFTPNKQHVLHPVDAAWRMSVGVGSSSSNNWRVRKPLAKPVVGSRSRINNRSMTRFSEVEIPPGLEERELEVVQQVTPAPSPARAGNVTGLVELFRSAERSRGIENFLWKYFVDGDVSASTEDDDDDDGAGGGAVVKGTRHSAADRSDAVGRKKKFHLKKKYKKFLIPLLLAYKIKFLALVPAIIGGLILLVKSAGLAGFFFALFTAVVSLKKY; via the exons ATGCATTCGAACGTTCGGTACATCGTATGGTTTGTGCTGGTGACGGCAGGGTACCTCGTGCGACAGTGCTGCCACGCGTCGGCGGACCATGTACCGGCGGCCAGCGCTAGAAAGCTCAGTGCCGGGCTCACCGCCATGCACTTCAACCATCTGTTCAGCCAGGGCGAAGGTTTTCCCGGCCCGAGCGCGCCGCTCGCCACGGGCGAAAGCGTAAAATTCACTCCCAACAAACAGCACGTGCTGCATCCCGTGGATGCGGCGTGGAGGATGTCCGTTGGCGTgggcagcagcagtagtaatAATTGGAGGGTCCGGAAACCCCTGGCGAAGCCCGTGGTGGGCAGCCGGAGCCGCATCAACAATCGGTCAATGACTCGATTTTCCGAGGTCGAGATTCCGCCCGGTCTGGAGGAGCGGGAGCTGGAGGTGGTGCAGCAGGTAACGCCCGCTCCCAGCCCGGCGAGGGCGGGCAACGTTACCGGGCTGGTGGAGCTGTTTCGGAGCGCGGAGCGGTCGCGTGGCATCGAGAACTTCCTCTGGAAGTACTTCGTCGACGGTG ATGTTTCCGCCTCcaccgaggacgacgacgacgacgacggagcAGGCGGTGGTGCGGTGGTGAAGGGCACCCGGCACTCGGCCGCCGACCGAAGCGATGCCGTGGGGCGCAAGAAGAAGTTCCACCTCAAGAAGAAGTACAAAAAGTTTCTGAtaccgctgctgctggcgtACAAGATCAAGTTCCTCGCGCTGGTTCCGGCCATCATCGGGGGGCTGATACTGCTGGTCAAGTCGGCCGGGCTGGCCGGTTTCTTCTTCGCCCTGTTTACGGCCGTCGTCAGCCTGAAGAAGTACTAG